A section of the Triplophysa dalaica isolate WHDGS20190420 chromosome 8, ASM1584641v1, whole genome shotgun sequence genome encodes:
- the itgbl1 gene encoding integrin beta-like protein 1 has product MHAETLVNSVLLSLLLILLSRVEETLLQSLRQVGGECKISTESSLRRCRTSDGLICSGRGECECGICICQVTDPGTFYGPRCECHDWLCPTYDGKTCGDHGVCNCGKCFCDEDWFGESCQYPEECSLSNKASKDLCRNTQGVVCSNAGTCHCGSCMCNNPDGKGMISGRYCECDDSECLDEDSGEVCGGHGKCYCGNCYCSAGWHGDKCEFQCDISPWESKRRCTSPDGKICSNRGTCVCGECTCYDVDPSGDWGDIHGNTCECDERSCHATYDRYTDDFCSGHGQCNCGRCDCKEGWDGKKCDHPLSCALSIEASLKKCRGTSSLPCFGRGQCLCGQCTCHPPGDKRVHGRNCECDDRQCEDLNGNVCGGQGFCSCGRCICSDGWYGKHCLIPLICDMTVAQSKSQCETANNVMCSGKGSCHCGRCICSTQEWYISGEFCECDDRECDKHDGLVCTGNGVCNCGSCECWDGWTGNACEIWVGEEY; this is encoded by the exons gcaggtgggtggagagtgtAAGATCTCCACCGAATCATCACTGAGGCGCTGTCGGACCTCCGACGGGTTGATCTGTAGTGGGAGAGGCGAGTGTGAATGTGGGATTTGCATATGCCAGGTTACTGATCCCGGAACGTTCTATGGACCGCGCTGCGAATGTCATGACTGGCTCTGTCCAACATATGATGGAAAGACATGTGGAG ATCATGGAGTGTGTAACTGTGGAAAGTGTTTCTGCGATGAGGACTGGTTTGGGGAATCCTGTCAGTACCCAGAAGAATGTTCCCTCTCCAACAAAGCCAGCAAAGACCTCTGCCGAAACACCCAGGGTGTAGTTTGCTCCAACGctg GCACCTGTCACTGCGGCAGCTGCATGTGCAATAATCCCGACGGGAAGGGTATGATCAGCGGACGCTACTGCGAGTGTGACGACAGCGAGTGTTTGGATGAAGACTCTGGAGAAGTGTGTGGAG GCCATGGAAAGTGTTACTGTGGAAACTGTTACTGCTCGGCTGGTTGGCATGGAGATAAATGTGAATTCCAGTGTGACATCAGCCCATGGGAGAGTAAACGTAGATGCACATCTCCAGATGGCAAGATCTGCAGCAACCGAG GGACGTGTGTATGCGGTGAGTGCACCTGCTATGATGTGGATCCGTCGGGAGACTGGGGGGACATCCACGGAAACACCTGCGAGTGTGATGAGAGAAGTTGCCATGCCACATATGACAGATACACAGATGATTTCTGTTCAG GTCATGGACAGTGTAACTGTGGCAGGTGTGACTGCAAGGAAGGCTGGGATGGGAAGAAATGCGATCATCCTCTCTCTTGTGCTCTCTCCATTGAGGCAAGTCTGAAGAAGTGCCGGGGAACCTCCAGCCTGCCCTGTTTTGGCAGAG ggcAGTGTTTATGTGGCCAGTGCACTTGTCACCCACCAGGAGATAAACGTGTACACGGCAGGAACTGTGAGTGTGACGACCGGCAGTGCGAGGACCTGAACGGAAATGTTTGTGGAG GCCAGGGCTTCTGCTCGTGTGGCCGCTGTATCTGTAGTGATGGATGGTATGGGAAACACTGCCTGATCCCCCTCATCTGTGATATGACGGTCGCGCAGAGCAAGAGCCAGTGCGAGACGGCCAACAACGTCATGTGCTCCGGAAAAG GGTCATGTCACTGCGGCCGGTGTATCTGCTCAACGCAGGAGTGGTACATTTCAGGAGAATTCTGCGAATGCGACGACAGAGAGTGCGACAAACACGATGGTCTAGTTTGCACAG GGAACGGCGTGTGCAACTGTGGAAGCTGTGAGTGCTGGGACGGCTGGACAGGAAACGCCTGTGAAATTTGGGTAGGGGAGGAGTATTGA